In a genomic window of Phyllostomus discolor isolate MPI-MPIP mPhyDis1 chromosome 5, mPhyDis1.pri.v3, whole genome shotgun sequence:
- the ATP13A2 gene encoding polyamine-transporting ATPase 13A2 isoform X5 — translation MSADSSPLVGNMATSYGTLTVGMPLDPLSSSVSSVRLSGYCGSPWRVIGYHAVVWVMAGVPLLLFRWKPAWGVHLRFRPCSLARAETLVIEIRDKEDSSWQLHVVRVWTEAVGQARPELPPQTPVEDGRSQVAVGAVPEGVWKDTAPLHSGEEAQVLRYYLFRGQRYVWIEARQAFCQVSLLDQGRTCDDIHHSRSGLGLHDHAVRKTVYGPNVISVPVQSYPQLLVDEALNPYYGFQAFSIGLWLADHYYWYALCIFLISSVSICLSLYKTRKQSQTLSDMVKLSVRVCVCRPGGEEEWVDSSELVPGDCLVLPKGGGLMPCDAVLVAGECVVNESALTGESVPVLKTALPEGPVPYCPETHRRHTLFCGTLVLQARAFVGPHVLAVVTRTGFCTAKGGLVSSILHPRPINFKFYKHSMKFVAALSVLALFGTIYSIFVLHRNRAPVNEIVVRALDLVTVVVPPALPAAMTVCTLYAQSRLRRQGIFCIHPLRINLGGKLQLVCFDKTGTLTEDGLDVMGVVPLQGRAFLPLVPEPRRLPMGPLLRALATCHTLSRLQDTPVGDPMDLKMVESTGWVLEEGLAAGAALGTQALAVMRPPAQEPQRQGAEEPLVPVSILGRFPFSSALQRMDVVVAWPGAAQPEAYVKGSPELVAGLCSPETVPTSFAQVLESYTAAGYRVVALAGKPLPITPSLEAAQQLTRDAVEQQLSLLGLLVLRNVLKPQTTPVIQALRGTRIRTVMVTGDNLQTAVTVAQSCGMVGPRERLVILSATPPERGQPASLELLPVESSAAVNGAKGPDRVSSCTVELEPRSNHLALSGSTFGVLVKYFPKLLPKVLVQGTVFARMAPEQKTELVCELQKLQYCVGMCGDGANDCGALKAADVGISLSQAEASVVSPFTSSMASIECVPMVIREGRCSLDTSFSVFKYMALYSLTQFVSVLILYTINTNLGDLQFLVIDLVITATVAVLMSRTGPAPVLGRARPPGALLSVPVLSSLLLQVALVAGVQLGGYFLTLAQPWFQPLNQTVPAPDNLPNYENTVVFSLSSFQYLILAAAMSKGAPFRQPLYTNVPFLVALALLGSVLVCLLLVPGVLRGPLTLSNISDTCFKLLLLGLVAFNFVGAFLLESVLDHCLPDCLRWLRPKGASKKRFKQLEQELAEQPWPPPTGPWR, via the exons ACAGCAGCCCTCTCGTGGGCAACATGGCCACCAGTTATGGGACCCTGACGGTCGGGATGCCTCTAGATCCCCTCAGCTCCTCAGTTTCATCCGTG AGGCTCAGCGGCTACTGTGGGAGTCCATGGAGAGTTATAGGCTATCACGCCGTGGTCTGGGTGATGGCAGGGGTCCCTTTGCTGCTCTTCCGGTGGAAGCCGGCGTGGGGGGTGCACCTGCGATTCCGGCCCTGCAGCCTGGCCCGCGCCGAAACACTCGTCATCGAAATAAGAGACAAAGAG GATAGTTCCTGGCAGCTCCATGTTGTCCGGGTGTGGACCGAGGCCGTCGGCCAGGCCCG cccggaGCTGCCCCCACAGACCCCGGTGGAGGACGGCCGGAGCCAGGTAGCTGTGGGGGCAGTGCCGGAGGGGGTGTGGAAGGACACGGCCCCGCTGCACAGCGGTGAAGAGGCA CAGGTGCTGCGGTACTACCTCTTCCGGGGCCAGCGCTACGTCTGGATCGAGGCCCGGCAGGCCTTCTGCCAAGTCAG cctgCTGGACCAGGGCCGCACGTGCGACGACATCCACCATTCCCGCTCCGGCCTCGGCCTCCACGACCACGCTGTGAG GAAGACCGTCTACGGCCCCAACGTGATCAGTGTGCCGGTCCAGTCCTATCCCCAGCTGCTGGTGGACGAG gcacTGAACCCCTATTACGGGTTCCAGGCCTTCAGCATTGGGCTGTGGCTGGCCGACCACTACTACTGGTACGCTCTGTGCATCTTCCTCATCTCCTCTGTCTCCATCTGCCTGTCGCTGTACAAGACCAGAAAG CAAAGCCAGACCCTGAGCGACATGGTCAAGCTGTCCGTGCGGGTGTGCGTGTGCCGGCCTGGGGGAG AGGAGGAGTGGGTGGACTCCAGCGAGCTGGTGCCCGGAGACTGCCTGGTGCTGCCCAAAGGAGGAGGCCTGATGCCCTGTGACGCCGTCTTGGTGGCCGGAGAGTGCGTGGTCAACGAGAGCGCTCTGACAG GGGAGAGCGTTCCGGTGCTGAAGACGGCCCTGCCGGAGGGGCCGGTGCCCTACTGCCCAGAGACCCACCGGCGGCACACGCTCTTCTGCGGGACCCTCGTCTTGCAGGCCCGGGCCTTCGTGGGACCCCACGTCCTGGCAGTGGTGACCCGCACAG GGTTCTGCACGGCTAAAGGGGGGCTGGTGAGCTCCATTTTGCATCCCCGGCCTATCAACTTCAAGTTCTACAAACACAGCATGAAGTTCGTGGCTGCCCTTTCCGTCCTGG CCCTCTTCGGCACCATCTACAGCATCTTCGTCCTCCACCGGAACCGG gcGCCAGTGAATGAGATCGTGGTCCGGGCTCTGGACCTGGTGACGGTGGTGGTGCCGCCCGCCCTGCCGGCTGCCATGACGGTGTGCACGCTCTACGCCCAGAGCCGGCTACGGCGCCAGGGCATCTTCTGCATCCACCCGCTTCGCATCAACCTGGGGGGCAAGCTGCAGCTGGTGTGCTTCGACAAG ACAGGCACCCTCACTGAGGATGGCTTGGATGTGATGGGTGTGGTGCCCCTGCAAGGGCGGGCCTTCCTGCCACTGGTCCCAGAGCCCCGCCGCCTGCCCATGGGGCCCCTGCTCCGAGCACTGGCCACCTGCCACACCCTCAGCCGGCTCCAGGACACCCCGGTGGGCGACCCTATGGACCTCAAGATGGTGGAATCCACTGGCTGG gtcctggAAGAGGGGCTGGCTGCCGGCGCGGCACTTGGGACCCAGGCCTTGGCGGTGATGAGACCTCCAGCTCAGGAGCCCCAGCGCCAGGGCGCG GAGGAGCCCCTGGTGCCGGTCAGCATCCTCGGCCGCTTCCCCTTCTCGTCGGCCCTGCAGCGCATGGACGTGGTGGTGGCGTGGCCGGGCGCCGCGCAGCCCGAGGCCTATGTCAAGGGCTCCCCTGAGCTGGTGGCGGGCCTCTGCAGCCCCGAGACAG TGCCCACCAGCTTCGCCCAGGTACTGGAGAGTTACACTGCCGCTGGCTACCGCGTCGTGGCCCTCGCCGGCAAGCCACTGCCCATCACACCCAGTCTGGAGGCAGCTCAGCAACTGACCAG GGACGCCGTGGAGCAGCAGCTGAGCCTCCTGGGGCTGTTGGTCCTGAGGAACGTGCTGAAGCCACAGACGACACCAGTCATCCAGGCTCTGCGGGGAACCCGCATCCGCACCGTCATGGTGACAG GGGACAACCTGCAGACAGCAGTCACTGTGGCCCAGAGCTGCGGCATGGTGGGCCCCCGGGAGCGTCTGGTCATCCTGAGTGCCACGCCCCCTGAGCGGGGCCAGCCTGCCTCCCTGGAGCTCCTGCCCGTGGAGTCCTCTGCGGCTGTGAACGGGGCGAAG GGTCCTGACCGGGTCTCAAGCTGCACCGTGGAGCTGGAGCCCCGCTCCAACCACCTGGCCCTCAGCGGGTCCACCTTCGGTGTCCTGGTGAAGTACTTCCCCAAGCTACTGCCCAAG GTCCTGGTCCAGGGCACCGTTTTTGCCCGCATGGCTCCTGAGCAGAAGACGGAGCTGGTGTGTGAGCTGCAGAAGCTTCA GTACTGTGTGGGCATGTGCGGGGACGGTGCCAATGACTGCGGGGCCCTCAAGGCGGCCGATGTGGGCATCTCACTCTCCCAGGCTGAGGCCTCGGTGGTCTCGCCCTTCACCTCGAGCATGGCCAGCATCGAGTGTGTGCCCATGGTCATCAG GGAAGGCCGCTGCTCCCTCGACACGTCCTTCAGCGTCTTCAAGTACATGGCCCTGTACAGCCTGACCCAGTTCGTGTCCGTCCTGATCCTGTACACG ATCAACACCAACCTGGGGGACCTGCAGTTCTTGGTCATCGACCTGGTCATCACCGCCACAGTGGCCGTGCTCATGAGCCGCACGGGACCGGCGCCGGTGCTGGGGCGGGCGCGGCCACCGGGGGCCCTGCTCAGCGTGCCCGTGCTGAGCAGCCTGCTGCTGCAGGTGGCCCTGGTGGCCGGCGTGCAGCTGGGGGGCTACTTCCTGACgctggcccagccctg GTTCCAGCCTCTGAACCAGACAGTGCCTGCGCCGGACAACCTGCCCAACTACGAGAACACAGTGGTCTTCTCTCTGTCCAGCTTCCAGTACCTCATCCTGGCCGCAGCCATGTCCAAGGGGGCGCCCTTCCGCCAGCCGCTGTACACCAACG TGCCCTTCCTGGTGGCCCTGGCGCTCTTGGGCTCCGTCCTGGTGTGCCTCCTCCTGGTGCCCGGCGTCCTCCGGGGGCCGCTGACACTGAGCAACATCAGCGACACCTGCttcaagctgctgctgctgggcttgGTGGCCTTCAACTTCGTGGGGGCCTTCTTGCTGGAG AGTGTGCTGGACCACTGCCTCCCGGACTGCCTGCGGTGGCTGCGGCCCAAGGGCGCCTCCAAGAAGCGTTTCaagcagctggagcaggagctGGCTGAGCAGCCCTGGCCGCCACCCACCGGGCCCTGGAGGTAG
- the ATP13A2 gene encoding polyamine-transporting ATPase 13A2 isoform X7 has protein sequence MSADSSPLVGNMATSYGTLTVGMPLDPLSSSVSSVRLSGYCGSPWRVIGYHAVVWVMAGVPLLLFRWKPAWGVHLRFRPCSLARAETLVIEIRDKEDSSWQLHVVRVWTEAVGQARPELPPQTPVEDGRSQVAVGAVPEGVWKDTAPLHSGEEAASGQQQVLRYYLFRGQRYVWIEARQAFCQVSLLDQGRTCDDIHHSRSGLGLHDHAVRKTVYGPNVISVPVQSYPQLLVDEALNPYYGFQAFSIGLWLADHYYWYALCIFLISSVSICLSLYKTRKQSQTLSDMVKLSVRVCVCRPGGEEEWVDSSELVPGDCLVLPKGGGLMPCDAVLVAGECVVNESALTGESVPVLKTALPEGPVPYCPETHRRHTLFCGTLVLQARAFVGPHVLAVVTRTGFCTAKGGLVSSILHPRPINFKFYKHSMKFVAALSVLALFGTIYSIFVLHRNRAPVNEIVVRALDLVTVVVPPALPAAMTVCTLYAQSRLRRQGIFCIHPLRINLGGKLQLVCFDKTGTLTEDGLDVMGVVPLQGRAFLPLVPEPRRLPMGPLLRALATCHTLSRLQDTPVGDPMDLKMVESTGWVLEEGLAAGAALGTQALAVMRPPAQEPQRQGAEEPLVPVSILGRFPFSSALQRMDVVVAWPGAAQPEAYVKGSPELVAGLCSPETVPTSFAQVLESYTAAGYRVVALAGKPLPITPSLEAAQQLTRDAVEQQLSLLGLLVLRNVLKPQTTPVIQALRGTRIRTVMVTGDNLQTAVTVAQSCGMVGPRERLVILSATPPERGQPASLELLPVESSAAVNGAKGPDRVSSCTVELEPRSNHLALSGSTFGVLVKYFPKLLPKVLVQGTVFARMAPEQKTELVCELQKLQEGRCSLDTSFSVFKYMALYSLTQFVSVLILYTINTNLGDLQFLVIDLVITATVAVLMSRTGPAPVLGRARPPGALLSVPVLSSLLLQVALVAGVQLGGYFLTLAQPWFQPLNQTVPAPDNLPNYENTVVFSLSSFQYLILAAAMSKGAPFRQPLYTNVPFLVALALLGSVLVCLLLVPGVLRGPLTLSNISDTCFKLLLLGLVAFNFVGAFLLESVLDHCLPDCLRWLRPKGASKKRFKQLEQELAEQPWPPPTGPWR, from the exons ACAGCAGCCCTCTCGTGGGCAACATGGCCACCAGTTATGGGACCCTGACGGTCGGGATGCCTCTAGATCCCCTCAGCTCCTCAGTTTCATCCGTG AGGCTCAGCGGCTACTGTGGGAGTCCATGGAGAGTTATAGGCTATCACGCCGTGGTCTGGGTGATGGCAGGGGTCCCTTTGCTGCTCTTCCGGTGGAAGCCGGCGTGGGGGGTGCACCTGCGATTCCGGCCCTGCAGCCTGGCCCGCGCCGAAACACTCGTCATCGAAATAAGAGACAAAGAG GATAGTTCCTGGCAGCTCCATGTTGTCCGGGTGTGGACCGAGGCCGTCGGCCAGGCCCG cccggaGCTGCCCCCACAGACCCCGGTGGAGGACGGCCGGAGCCAGGTAGCTGTGGGGGCAGTGCCGGAGGGGGTGTGGAAGGACACGGCCCCGCTGCACAGCGGTGAAGAGGCAGCGAGTGGACAG cAGCAGGTGCTGCGGTACTACCTCTTCCGGGGCCAGCGCTACGTCTGGATCGAGGCCCGGCAGGCCTTCTGCCAAGTCAG cctgCTGGACCAGGGCCGCACGTGCGACGACATCCACCATTCCCGCTCCGGCCTCGGCCTCCACGACCACGCTGTGAG GAAGACCGTCTACGGCCCCAACGTGATCAGTGTGCCGGTCCAGTCCTATCCCCAGCTGCTGGTGGACGAG gcacTGAACCCCTATTACGGGTTCCAGGCCTTCAGCATTGGGCTGTGGCTGGCCGACCACTACTACTGGTACGCTCTGTGCATCTTCCTCATCTCCTCTGTCTCCATCTGCCTGTCGCTGTACAAGACCAGAAAG CAAAGCCAGACCCTGAGCGACATGGTCAAGCTGTCCGTGCGGGTGTGCGTGTGCCGGCCTGGGGGAG AGGAGGAGTGGGTGGACTCCAGCGAGCTGGTGCCCGGAGACTGCCTGGTGCTGCCCAAAGGAGGAGGCCTGATGCCCTGTGACGCCGTCTTGGTGGCCGGAGAGTGCGTGGTCAACGAGAGCGCTCTGACAG GGGAGAGCGTTCCGGTGCTGAAGACGGCCCTGCCGGAGGGGCCGGTGCCCTACTGCCCAGAGACCCACCGGCGGCACACGCTCTTCTGCGGGACCCTCGTCTTGCAGGCCCGGGCCTTCGTGGGACCCCACGTCCTGGCAGTGGTGACCCGCACAG GGTTCTGCACGGCTAAAGGGGGGCTGGTGAGCTCCATTTTGCATCCCCGGCCTATCAACTTCAAGTTCTACAAACACAGCATGAAGTTCGTGGCTGCCCTTTCCGTCCTGG CCCTCTTCGGCACCATCTACAGCATCTTCGTCCTCCACCGGAACCGG gcGCCAGTGAATGAGATCGTGGTCCGGGCTCTGGACCTGGTGACGGTGGTGGTGCCGCCCGCCCTGCCGGCTGCCATGACGGTGTGCACGCTCTACGCCCAGAGCCGGCTACGGCGCCAGGGCATCTTCTGCATCCACCCGCTTCGCATCAACCTGGGGGGCAAGCTGCAGCTGGTGTGCTTCGACAAG ACAGGCACCCTCACTGAGGATGGCTTGGATGTGATGGGTGTGGTGCCCCTGCAAGGGCGGGCCTTCCTGCCACTGGTCCCAGAGCCCCGCCGCCTGCCCATGGGGCCCCTGCTCCGAGCACTGGCCACCTGCCACACCCTCAGCCGGCTCCAGGACACCCCGGTGGGCGACCCTATGGACCTCAAGATGGTGGAATCCACTGGCTGG gtcctggAAGAGGGGCTGGCTGCCGGCGCGGCACTTGGGACCCAGGCCTTGGCGGTGATGAGACCTCCAGCTCAGGAGCCCCAGCGCCAGGGCGCG GAGGAGCCCCTGGTGCCGGTCAGCATCCTCGGCCGCTTCCCCTTCTCGTCGGCCCTGCAGCGCATGGACGTGGTGGTGGCGTGGCCGGGCGCCGCGCAGCCCGAGGCCTATGTCAAGGGCTCCCCTGAGCTGGTGGCGGGCCTCTGCAGCCCCGAGACAG TGCCCACCAGCTTCGCCCAGGTACTGGAGAGTTACACTGCCGCTGGCTACCGCGTCGTGGCCCTCGCCGGCAAGCCACTGCCCATCACACCCAGTCTGGAGGCAGCTCAGCAACTGACCAG GGACGCCGTGGAGCAGCAGCTGAGCCTCCTGGGGCTGTTGGTCCTGAGGAACGTGCTGAAGCCACAGACGACACCAGTCATCCAGGCTCTGCGGGGAACCCGCATCCGCACCGTCATGGTGACAG GGGACAACCTGCAGACAGCAGTCACTGTGGCCCAGAGCTGCGGCATGGTGGGCCCCCGGGAGCGTCTGGTCATCCTGAGTGCCACGCCCCCTGAGCGGGGCCAGCCTGCCTCCCTGGAGCTCCTGCCCGTGGAGTCCTCTGCGGCTGTGAACGGGGCGAAG GGTCCTGACCGGGTCTCAAGCTGCACCGTGGAGCTGGAGCCCCGCTCCAACCACCTGGCCCTCAGCGGGTCCACCTTCGGTGTCCTGGTGAAGTACTTCCCCAAGCTACTGCCCAAG GTCCTGGTCCAGGGCACCGTTTTTGCCCGCATGGCTCCTGAGCAGAAGACGGAGCTGGTGTGTGAGCTGCAGAAGCTTCA GGAAGGCCGCTGCTCCCTCGACACGTCCTTCAGCGTCTTCAAGTACATGGCCCTGTACAGCCTGACCCAGTTCGTGTCCGTCCTGATCCTGTACACG ATCAACACCAACCTGGGGGACCTGCAGTTCTTGGTCATCGACCTGGTCATCACCGCCACAGTGGCCGTGCTCATGAGCCGCACGGGACCGGCGCCGGTGCTGGGGCGGGCGCGGCCACCGGGGGCCCTGCTCAGCGTGCCCGTGCTGAGCAGCCTGCTGCTGCAGGTGGCCCTGGTGGCCGGCGTGCAGCTGGGGGGCTACTTCCTGACgctggcccagccctg GTTCCAGCCTCTGAACCAGACAGTGCCTGCGCCGGACAACCTGCCCAACTACGAGAACACAGTGGTCTTCTCTCTGTCCAGCTTCCAGTACCTCATCCTGGCCGCAGCCATGTCCAAGGGGGCGCCCTTCCGCCAGCCGCTGTACACCAACG TGCCCTTCCTGGTGGCCCTGGCGCTCTTGGGCTCCGTCCTGGTGTGCCTCCTCCTGGTGCCCGGCGTCCTCCGGGGGCCGCTGACACTGAGCAACATCAGCGACACCTGCttcaagctgctgctgctgggcttgGTGGCCTTCAACTTCGTGGGGGCCTTCTTGCTGGAG AGTGTGCTGGACCACTGCCTCCCGGACTGCCTGCGGTGGCTGCGGCCCAAGGGCGCCTCCAAGAAGCGTTTCaagcagctggagcaggagctGGCTGAGCAGCCCTGGCCGCCACCCACCGGGCCCTGGAGGTAG
- the ATP13A2 gene encoding polyamine-transporting ATPase 13A2 isoform X6: MSADSSPLVGNMATSYGTLTVGMPLDPLSSSVSSVRLSGYCGSPWRVIGYHAVVWVMAGVPLLLFRWKPAWGVHLRFRPCSLARAETLVIEIRDKEDSSWQLHVVRVWTEAVGQARPELPPQTPVEDGRSQVAVGAVPEGVWKDTAPLHSGEEAASGQQVLRYYLFRGQRYVWIEARQAFCQVSLLDQGRTCDDIHHSRSGLGLHDHAVRKTVYGPNVISVPVQSYPQLLVDEALNPYYGFQAFSIGLWLADHYYWYALCIFLISSVSICLSLYKTRKQSQTLSDMVKLSVRVCVCRPGGEEEWVDSSELVPGDCLVLPKGGGLMPCDAVLVAGECVVNESALTGESVPVLKTALPEGPVPYCPETHRRHTLFCGTLVLQARAFVGPHVLAVVTRTGFCTAKGGLVSSILHPRPINFKFYKHSMKFVAALSVLALFGTIYSIFVLHRNRAPVNEIVVRALDLVTVVVPPALPAAMTVCTLYAQSRLRRQGIFCIHPLRINLGGKLQLVCFDKVLEEGLAAGAALGTQALAVMRPPAQEPQRQGAEEPLVPVSILGRFPFSSALQRMDVVVAWPGAAQPEAYVKGSPELVAGLCSPETGEGGGPRVHWSALTQNGVGTRSLSPHPPSCPGDICLCLAVPTSFAQVLESYTAAGYRVVALAGKPLPITPSLEAAQQLTRDAVEQQLSLLGLLVLRNVLKPQTTPVIQALRGTRIRTVMVTGDNLQTAVTVAQSCGMVGPRERLVILSATPPERGQPASLELLPVESSAAVNGAKGPDRVSSCTVELEPRSNHLALSGSTFGVLVKYFPKLLPKVLVQGTVFARMAPEQKTELVCELQKLQYCVGMCGDGANDCGALKAADVGISLSQAEASVVSPFTSSMASIECVPMVIREGRCSLDTSFSVFKYMALYSLTQFVSVLILYTINTNLGDLQFLVIDLVITATVAVLMSRTGPAPVLGRARPPGALLSVPVLSSLLLQVALVAGVQLGGYFLTLAQPWFQPLNQTVPAPDNLPNYENTVVFSLSSFQYLILAAAMSKGAPFRQPLYTNVPFLVALALLGSVLVCLLLVPGVLRGPLTLSNISDTCFKLLLLGLVAFNFVGAFLLESVLDHCLPDCLRWLRPKGASKKRFKQLEQELAEQPWPPPTGPWR, from the exons ACAGCAGCCCTCTCGTGGGCAACATGGCCACCAGTTATGGGACCCTGACGGTCGGGATGCCTCTAGATCCCCTCAGCTCCTCAGTTTCATCCGTG AGGCTCAGCGGCTACTGTGGGAGTCCATGGAGAGTTATAGGCTATCACGCCGTGGTCTGGGTGATGGCAGGGGTCCCTTTGCTGCTCTTCCGGTGGAAGCCGGCGTGGGGGGTGCACCTGCGATTCCGGCCCTGCAGCCTGGCCCGCGCCGAAACACTCGTCATCGAAATAAGAGACAAAGAG GATAGTTCCTGGCAGCTCCATGTTGTCCGGGTGTGGACCGAGGCCGTCGGCCAGGCCCG cccggaGCTGCCCCCACAGACCCCGGTGGAGGACGGCCGGAGCCAGGTAGCTGTGGGGGCAGTGCCGGAGGGGGTGTGGAAGGACACGGCCCCGCTGCACAGCGGTGAAGAGGCAGCGAGTGGACAG CAGGTGCTGCGGTACTACCTCTTCCGGGGCCAGCGCTACGTCTGGATCGAGGCCCGGCAGGCCTTCTGCCAAGTCAG cctgCTGGACCAGGGCCGCACGTGCGACGACATCCACCATTCCCGCTCCGGCCTCGGCCTCCACGACCACGCTGTGAG GAAGACCGTCTACGGCCCCAACGTGATCAGTGTGCCGGTCCAGTCCTATCCCCAGCTGCTGGTGGACGAG gcacTGAACCCCTATTACGGGTTCCAGGCCTTCAGCATTGGGCTGTGGCTGGCCGACCACTACTACTGGTACGCTCTGTGCATCTTCCTCATCTCCTCTGTCTCCATCTGCCTGTCGCTGTACAAGACCAGAAAG CAAAGCCAGACCCTGAGCGACATGGTCAAGCTGTCCGTGCGGGTGTGCGTGTGCCGGCCTGGGGGAG AGGAGGAGTGGGTGGACTCCAGCGAGCTGGTGCCCGGAGACTGCCTGGTGCTGCCCAAAGGAGGAGGCCTGATGCCCTGTGACGCCGTCTTGGTGGCCGGAGAGTGCGTGGTCAACGAGAGCGCTCTGACAG GGGAGAGCGTTCCGGTGCTGAAGACGGCCCTGCCGGAGGGGCCGGTGCCCTACTGCCCAGAGACCCACCGGCGGCACACGCTCTTCTGCGGGACCCTCGTCTTGCAGGCCCGGGCCTTCGTGGGACCCCACGTCCTGGCAGTGGTGACCCGCACAG GGTTCTGCACGGCTAAAGGGGGGCTGGTGAGCTCCATTTTGCATCCCCGGCCTATCAACTTCAAGTTCTACAAACACAGCATGAAGTTCGTGGCTGCCCTTTCCGTCCTGG CCCTCTTCGGCACCATCTACAGCATCTTCGTCCTCCACCGGAACCGG gcGCCAGTGAATGAGATCGTGGTCCGGGCTCTGGACCTGGTGACGGTGGTGGTGCCGCCCGCCCTGCCGGCTGCCATGACGGTGTGCACGCTCTACGCCCAGAGCCGGCTACGGCGCCAGGGCATCTTCTGCATCCACCCGCTTCGCATCAACCTGGGGGGCAAGCTGCAGCTGGTGTGCTTCGACAAG gtcctggAAGAGGGGCTGGCTGCCGGCGCGGCACTTGGGACCCAGGCCTTGGCGGTGATGAGACCTCCAGCTCAGGAGCCCCAGCGCCAGGGCGCG GAGGAGCCCCTGGTGCCGGTCAGCATCCTCGGCCGCTTCCCCTTCTCGTCGGCCCTGCAGCGCATGGACGTGGTGGTGGCGTGGCCGGGCGCCGCGCAGCCCGAGGCCTATGTCAAGGGCTCCCCTGAGCTGGTGGCGGGCCTCTGCAGCCCCGAGACAGGTGAAGGGGGCGGGCCCCGGGTCCACTGGTCAGCCTTGACACAGAACGGGGTGGGCACCCGATCTCTATCCCCGCACCCACCCTCCTGTCCTGGTGACATCTGTCTCTGCCTGGCAGTGCCCACCAGCTTCGCCCAGGTACTGGAGAGTTACACTGCCGCTGGCTACCGCGTCGTGGCCCTCGCCGGCAAGCCACTGCCCATCACACCCAGTCTGGAGGCAGCTCAGCAACTGACCAG GGACGCCGTGGAGCAGCAGCTGAGCCTCCTGGGGCTGTTGGTCCTGAGGAACGTGCTGAAGCCACAGACGACACCAGTCATCCAGGCTCTGCGGGGAACCCGCATCCGCACCGTCATGGTGACAG GGGACAACCTGCAGACAGCAGTCACTGTGGCCCAGAGCTGCGGCATGGTGGGCCCCCGGGAGCGTCTGGTCATCCTGAGTGCCACGCCCCCTGAGCGGGGCCAGCCTGCCTCCCTGGAGCTCCTGCCCGTGGAGTCCTCTGCGGCTGTGAACGGGGCGAAG GGTCCTGACCGGGTCTCAAGCTGCACCGTGGAGCTGGAGCCCCGCTCCAACCACCTGGCCCTCAGCGGGTCCACCTTCGGTGTCCTGGTGAAGTACTTCCCCAAGCTACTGCCCAAG GTCCTGGTCCAGGGCACCGTTTTTGCCCGCATGGCTCCTGAGCAGAAGACGGAGCTGGTGTGTGAGCTGCAGAAGCTTCA GTACTGTGTGGGCATGTGCGGGGACGGTGCCAATGACTGCGGGGCCCTCAAGGCGGCCGATGTGGGCATCTCACTCTCCCAGGCTGAGGCCTCGGTGGTCTCGCCCTTCACCTCGAGCATGGCCAGCATCGAGTGTGTGCCCATGGTCATCAG GGAAGGCCGCTGCTCCCTCGACACGTCCTTCAGCGTCTTCAAGTACATGGCCCTGTACAGCCTGACCCAGTTCGTGTCCGTCCTGATCCTGTACACG ATCAACACCAACCTGGGGGACCTGCAGTTCTTGGTCATCGACCTGGTCATCACCGCCACAGTGGCCGTGCTCATGAGCCGCACGGGACCGGCGCCGGTGCTGGGGCGGGCGCGGCCACCGGGGGCCCTGCTCAGCGTGCCCGTGCTGAGCAGCCTGCTGCTGCAGGTGGCCCTGGTGGCCGGCGTGCAGCTGGGGGGCTACTTCCTGACgctggcccagccctg GTTCCAGCCTCTGAACCAGACAGTGCCTGCGCCGGACAACCTGCCCAACTACGAGAACACAGTGGTCTTCTCTCTGTCCAGCTTCCAGTACCTCATCCTGGCCGCAGCCATGTCCAAGGGGGCGCCCTTCCGCCAGCCGCTGTACACCAACG TGCCCTTCCTGGTGGCCCTGGCGCTCTTGGGCTCCGTCCTGGTGTGCCTCCTCCTGGTGCCCGGCGTCCTCCGGGGGCCGCTGACACTGAGCAACATCAGCGACACCTGCttcaagctgctgctgctgggcttgGTGGCCTTCAACTTCGTGGGGGCCTTCTTGCTGGAG AGTGTGCTGGACCACTGCCTCCCGGACTGCCTGCGGTGGCTGCGGCCCAAGGGCGCCTCCAAGAAGCGTTTCaagcagctggagcaggagctGGCTGAGCAGCCCTGGCCGCCACCCACCGGGCCCTGGAGGTAG